The following proteins are co-located in the Billgrantia tianxiuensis genome:
- a CDS encoding GNAT family N-acetyltransferase, with the protein MGFHCPGAARRRQLRRTARHRESDAYRMWVELPRAVRVAEDARGRVLGTYFLKPNQPGPGDHVCNCGYLVAEQARGQGIANKLCEDSLRVARELGFTAMQFNMVVSTNEVAIRQWQKHGFEIVGTLPCAFRHPQLGLVDAHVMYRLL; encoded by the coding sequence GTGGGATTTCATTGCCCCGGTGCTGCACGCCGGCGACAGCTACGCCGTACCGCGCGACATCGGGAATCCGACGCCTATCGCATGTGGGTCGAGCTGCCGCGCGCCGTGCGCGTGGCCGAGGACGCCCGCGGGCGCGTTCTTGGCACCTATTTCCTCAAGCCCAACCAGCCGGGCCCCGGTGACCACGTGTGCAACTGCGGCTACCTGGTGGCCGAGCAGGCCCGCGGCCAGGGCATCGCCAACAAGCTGTGCGAGGATTCGCTACGTGTCGCGCGCGAGCTGGGTTTCACCGCCATGCAGTTCAACATGGTGGTCTCGACCAACGAAGTGGCGATCCGTCAGTGGCAGAAGCACGGCTTCGAGATCGTCGGCACCCTGCCCTGCGCCTTCCGCCATCCCCAGTTGGGGTTGGTCGACGCCCATGTGATGTACCGCCTACTG
- a CDS encoding aldehyde dehydrogenase family protein, giving the protein MQQLDRQFIDNRWVSSRGERYLPVMNPYREETIAEVTAGHPDDVDDAVAAARRALPAWRELSGAQRAIYLEGFADGLSRRREELVRLSSTNNGKVLAEAGIDLDDAIACYRYYAGQARALDERQGRPVELETAGVEARCYHDPVGVVGLITPWNFPLVTSAWKLAPALAAGCTVVLKPSEVTPLPERVLAEIAQEVGLPAGVFNLLFGDGGGIGAPLAAHPGIDKVSFTGSNRVGEAVMHAAAERAADISLELGGKSPILVMEDADPEQAADWVMAGIYFNAGQICSATSRLIVHQAVAESLYDALAARIDALVLGDPLDKASDMGPLTSARQRENVQAYLAVAEQEGLRAVRDASHRTLPSRGYFLAPTLYRDVPAHSRLWREEIFGPVLCARSVASEEEAIMLANDSDFGLAATVVSAGRERAARIGRALQAGSVWLNSEQLVLPETGWGGFKRSGIGRELGPWGLSAYLAVKHLVGPA; this is encoded by the coding sequence ATGCAGCAACTCGACAGACAATTCATCGACAATCGTTGGGTGTCATCGCGAGGCGAGCGCTACCTGCCGGTGATGAACCCTTACCGCGAAGAGACGATCGCCGAGGTCACCGCTGGCCATCCGGACGACGTCGACGATGCCGTTGCCGCAGCACGTCGCGCCCTACCAGCCTGGCGGGAACTGTCAGGCGCCCAGCGCGCCATCTACCTGGAGGGTTTCGCCGATGGCCTGAGCCGGCGCCGGGAGGAGCTGGTCAGGCTCTCCTCGACCAACAACGGCAAGGTACTGGCCGAGGCCGGCATCGATCTCGATGACGCCATCGCCTGCTACCGCTACTACGCCGGCCAGGCCCGCGCCCTGGACGAGCGCCAGGGCCGGCCCGTCGAGCTGGAGACGGCGGGCGTGGAGGCACGCTGCTATCACGACCCGGTGGGTGTGGTCGGGCTGATCACGCCGTGGAACTTCCCGCTGGTGACCAGCGCCTGGAAGCTTGCCCCGGCGCTTGCCGCCGGCTGCACGGTGGTGCTCAAGCCTTCCGAGGTCACCCCGCTGCCCGAGCGGGTCCTGGCCGAGATCGCCCAGGAGGTCGGCCTGCCAGCCGGCGTTTTCAACCTGCTGTTCGGTGATGGCGGGGGCATCGGTGCACCGCTGGCCGCCCACCCCGGCATCGACAAGGTCTCGTTCACCGGCAGCAACCGGGTCGGAGAAGCGGTGATGCACGCCGCCGCCGAACGCGCCGCCGACATCTCGCTGGAACTCGGCGGCAAGTCGCCGATCCTGGTAATGGAAGATGCCGACCCCGAGCAGGCCGCCGACTGGGTCATGGCCGGTATCTATTTCAATGCCGGCCAGATCTGTTCGGCCACCTCGCGGCTGATCGTCCACCAGGCCGTCGCCGAAAGCCTGTACGACGCCTTGGCGGCACGTATCGACGCCCTGGTGCTGGGCGACCCCCTGGATAAGGCTAGCGACATGGGGCCGCTGACCAGCGCCCGCCAGCGCGAGAACGTCCAGGCCTATCTCGCCGTCGCCGAGCAGGAGGGGCTCAGGGCGGTGCGCGACGCCAGCCACCGCACACTGCCGTCACGGGGCTATTTCCTCGCCCCCACTCTCTACCGCGACGTGCCGGCACATAGCCGCCTGTGGCGCGAGGAGATCTTCGGCCCGGTGCTGTGCGCACGCAGCGTCGCGAGCGAGGAGGAAGCGATCATGTTGGCCAACGACAGCGACTTCGGCCTGGCCGCCACGGTGGTGAGCGCCGGCCGGGAGCGAGCCGCGCGCATCGGCCGAGCCCTGCAGGCCGGCAGCGTCTGGCTCAACAGCGAACAGCTGGTGCTGCCCGAAACCGGCTGGGGCGGCTTCAAGCGCAGCGGCATCGGTCGCGAGCTTGGGCCCTGGGGGCTTTCCGCCTACCTGGCAGTCAAGCATCTCGTTGGCCCGGCCTGA
- a CDS encoding 5-guanidino-2-oxopentanoate decarboxylase — protein MTCAQLLLRLLRDTYGVDTVFGIPGVHTVALYRGLENGGVRHVTPRHEQGAGFMADGYARATGKPGVCLIITGPGMTNIATAMGQALADSIPMLVISSVNRRDTLGRGQGRLHELPSQQQLMAGVSRFSHTLLDPVALPEVLARAFAVFESQRPGPVHIEIPIDLFDAPVALVELPPPARLFRPVPDPQGLALAAAWLREAQRPLVLLGGGCVEAPAAVRTLVERLDAPTVTTINAKGVLGRDHPLDLGANAALPAVRELARNADVILAVGTELGETDYDVVFDDGFELHGRLIRIDLDAQQLVRNQQVSLGLVGEAGRSLALLAEHFLEPLSRAGRERTAATLAALGLAADPAFAPFVPFYATLREVLPEAILVGDSTAPVYAGNHLVSQPEPRRYFNASTGYGTLGYGLPAALGAQLAQPTLPVVALVGDGGVMFTLSELATAVEERLPVVIVLWHNQGYEEIRRYMDAHGVARCGVDIQAPDFQTVAAGFGCLATRIGNPAELARALAARPSDGPLLIEVDVNAWLEVINS, from the coding sequence ATGACTTGTGCCCAGTTGCTGTTGCGCCTGTTACGCGATACCTATGGCGTCGACACCGTGTTCGGCATTCCCGGCGTGCACACCGTGGCGCTCTATCGCGGGCTGGAGAATGGCGGCGTGCGCCACGTCACCCCGCGCCACGAACAAGGTGCCGGCTTCATGGCCGACGGCTACGCCCGCGCCACCGGCAAACCCGGCGTGTGCCTGATCATCACTGGGCCCGGCATGACCAACATCGCCACCGCCATGGGTCAGGCGCTGGCCGACTCCATCCCGATGCTGGTCATCTCCAGCGTCAACCGGCGCGATACCCTGGGGCGCGGTCAGGGCCGCTTGCACGAGCTGCCGAGCCAACAGCAACTGATGGCGGGGGTTTCGCGCTTCAGCCATACCCTGCTCGACCCCGTCGCACTGCCGGAGGTGCTGGCCCGCGCCTTTGCGGTGTTCGAGAGCCAACGACCGGGGCCGGTGCATATCGAGATTCCCATCGACCTGTTCGATGCTCCAGTAGCGTTGGTCGAACTGCCGCCACCGGCTCGCCTGTTCCGTCCGGTACCGGATCCCCAGGGGTTGGCCCTGGCCGCCGCTTGGCTACGTGAAGCGCAAAGGCCCCTGGTGCTGCTGGGCGGCGGTTGCGTCGAGGCACCCGCGGCGGTCCGCACCCTAGTGGAGCGGCTCGACGCACCCACCGTTACCACCATCAATGCCAAGGGCGTGCTGGGGCGCGACCATCCTCTCGACCTGGGCGCCAACGCGGCTCTACCCGCCGTGCGCGAGCTGGCCCGCAATGCCGACGTGATCCTGGCGGTGGGCACCGAGCTCGGCGAGACCGACTACGACGTGGTCTTCGACGATGGCTTCGAACTGCACGGCAGGCTGATCCGCATCGACCTCGATGCCCAGCAGCTGGTGCGCAACCAGCAGGTCTCGCTGGGCCTGGTGGGCGAGGCCGGGCGCAGCCTGGCATTGCTCGCCGAGCACTTCCTCGAGCCTCTCTCACGCGCCGGCAGGGAACGCACCGCGGCCACCCTCGCGGCGCTGGGACTCGCTGCCGACCCGGCATTCGCCCCCTTCGTGCCCTTCTATGCCACCCTGCGCGAGGTACTGCCCGAGGCGATCCTGGTCGGCGACTCCACCGCCCCGGTCTATGCCGGCAATCACCTGGTCTCGCAGCCCGAGCCACGCCGCTATTTCAACGCCTCCACCGGCTACGGCACCCTCGGCTACGGGCTGCCTGCCGCACTTGGCGCCCAGTTGGCCCAGCCCACACTTCCCGTGGTGGCCCTGGTCGGCGACGGCGGTGTGATGTTCACCCTCAGCGAGCTCGCCACCGCCGTGGAAGAGCGCCTGCCGGTAGTGATCGTGCTGTGGCACAACCAGGGCTATGAGGAGATCCGCCGCTACATGGATGCCCATGGCGTCGCGCGTTGCGGTGTCGACATCCAGGCGCCTGACTTCCAGACCGTTGCCGCCGGCTTCGGCTGCCTGGCCACCCGGATCGGCAATCCCGCCGAGCTGGCCAGGGCCCTCGCCGCCCGCCCCAGCGACGGCCCCTTGCTGATCGAAGTCGATGTCAACGCCTGGCTCGAGGTCATCAATTCATGA
- a CDS encoding YjiH family protein — protein MSSTDTTQRNAAAQAPFERGSLLKFLLPSALGVGLFLIPFQVGDTINIGMGLMADGLKALLAGALPAIAVVVLVLSVLATSWVKLARPGWAEKGVLRDMFHVGPVWFGMRILGAAFALMTFFQFGPEFVTASFTGGVMLNDLAPVLLTFFFFAALLLPFLVEFGFMEFIGSLVRKPFRAIFNLPGRSAIDATASWMGSGTVGVLITTQQYEKGYYNRREAAVIATNFSIVSIAFSLLITSFVDINHMFVQFYFTVVVAGLIAAVIVPRLPPLSRKPNTYYEPVGCQLAEKRTEEMGLLRYSLTQAVRRAEHAPGPRELARNALFNVADIFLALLPLVFAIGTVALILAEFTPLFTWLSYPMVPVLELLRIPEAEAAAPATLVGFADMFLPAVLATNIESELTRFVIACLSLTQLIYMSEIGALLLKSKIPLKLWELVAIFMLRTAITLPIIAFMAHTFFF, from the coding sequence ATGTCCTCCACTGATACCACCCAGCGAAACGCTGCCGCCCAGGCGCCTTTCGAGCGCGGCAGCCTGCTGAAATTCCTGCTTCCCTCCGCGCTCGGTGTCGGCCTGTTCCTGATTCCGTTCCAGGTCGGCGACACCATCAACATCGGCATGGGGCTAATGGCCGACGGTCTCAAGGCGCTGCTCGCTGGCGCCCTGCCGGCCATCGCCGTGGTCGTGCTGGTGCTCTCGGTCCTGGCCACCAGCTGGGTCAAGCTGGCCCGCCCGGGCTGGGCCGAGAAAGGCGTGCTGCGCGACATGTTCCACGTCGGACCGGTGTGGTTCGGCATGCGTATCCTGGGGGCCGCCTTCGCCCTGATGACCTTCTTCCAGTTCGGCCCCGAGTTCGTCACCGCCTCGTTCACCGGAGGCGTGATGCTCAACGACCTGGCCCCGGTGCTGCTGACCTTCTTCTTCTTCGCCGCCCTGTTGCTGCCGTTCCTGGTCGAATTCGGCTTCATGGAGTTCATCGGCAGCCTGGTGCGCAAGCCCTTCCGAGCCATCTTCAACCTGCCCGGCCGCAGCGCCATCGACGCCACCGCCTCATGGATGGGCTCGGGCACGGTCGGCGTGCTGATCACCACCCAGCAGTACGAAAAAGGCTATTACAATCGTCGCGAGGCGGCGGTGATCGCCACCAACTTCTCCATCGTCTCGATCGCCTTCAGCCTGCTGATCACCAGCTTCGTCGACATCAACCATATGTTCGTGCAGTTCTATTTCACCGTGGTGGTCGCCGGACTGATCGCCGCGGTAATCGTGCCGCGCCTGCCGCCGCTGTCGCGCAAGCCGAACACCTACTACGAGCCGGTGGGCTGTCAGCTGGCCGAGAAACGCACCGAGGAGATGGGCCTGCTGCGCTACAGCCTGACCCAGGCCGTACGTCGTGCCGAACATGCACCCGGCCCCAGGGAACTGGCGCGTAACGCACTGTTCAACGTCGCCGACATCTTCCTCGCCCTTTTGCCGCTGGTGTTCGCCATCGGTACCGTGGCGCTGATCCTGGCCGAGTTCACGCCGCTCTTCACCTGGCTCTCCTACCCCATGGTGCCGGTGCTGGAACTGCTGCGCATTCCCGAGGCAGAAGCCGCCGCTCCCGCCACCCTGGTGGGTTTCGCCGACATGTTCCTGCCGGCGGTACTGGCAACCAACATCGAGAGTGAGCTGACCCGCTTCGTCATCGCCTGCCTGTCGCTGACCCAGTTGATCTATATGTCGGAAATCGGCGCGTTGCTGCTCAAGTCGAAGATCCCGCTCAAGCTGTGGGAGCTGGTGGCCATCTTCATGCTGCGCACCGCCATCACGCTGCCGATCATTGCCTTCATGGCCCACACTTTCTTCTTTTGA
- the speB gene encoding agmatinase: MPDFNQPLGGNEMPRFGGPATMMRLPTQPTAAGLDVAFIGVPLDIATSNRPGTRLGPRQIRDESRMLRPYNMATRAAPFDSLQVADIGDVPINTFHLPKTVDIISAFYDEVLGHGCTPLTLGGDHVITLPILRAIAKRHGPVGLIHIDAHADVNEHMFGEPIAHGTPFRRAQEEGLLAHGKVVQIGLRGTGYAAEDFDWCRQQGFRVVTAEACWYRSLEPLMAEVREQMGDTPVYVTFDIDGLDPSVAPGTGTVEMGGLTSAQGLEIVRGTAGLNIVGGDLVEVSPPYDPSGNTALMGATLLYEMLCALPGVKRRD; this comes from the coding sequence ATGCCCGACTTCAACCAGCCGCTCGGCGGCAACGAGATGCCGCGCTTCGGCGGACCCGCCACCATGATGCGCCTGCCCACCCAGCCTACCGCCGCAGGTCTCGACGTGGCCTTCATCGGCGTACCGCTGGACATCGCCACCTCAAATCGTCCCGGCACGCGCCTGGGCCCGCGCCAGATCCGCGACGAGTCGCGCATGCTGCGCCCCTACAACATGGCCACCCGCGCCGCGCCCTTCGACAGCCTGCAGGTGGCCGACATCGGCGACGTGCCGATCAATACCTTTCATCTGCCCAAGACGGTGGACATCATCAGCGCCTTCTACGACGAGGTGCTCGGCCATGGCTGCACACCGCTGACGCTGGGCGGCGACCATGTGATCACCCTGCCGATTCTGCGCGCCATCGCCAAGAGGCACGGTCCGGTGGGGCTGATCCATATCGACGCCCATGCCGACGTCAACGAGCACATGTTCGGCGAACCCATCGCCCACGGCACGCCATTCCGACGCGCCCAGGAGGAAGGGCTGCTGGCCCACGGCAAGGTGGTGCAGATCGGCCTGCGCGGCACCGGCTACGCCGCCGAGGACTTCGACTGGTGCCGCCAGCAGGGCTTCCGCGTAGTCACCGCCGAAGCGTGCTGGTATCGCTCGCTCGAGCCGCTGATGGCGGAAGTGCGCGAGCAGATGGGCGACACGCCGGTCTATGTCACCTTCGATATCGACGGCCTCGACCCCTCCGTGGCTCCCGGCACCGGCACCGTCGAGATGGGCGGGCTGACCTCGGCCCAGGGGCTGGAGATCGTGCGCGGCACCGCCGGGCTCAACATCGTCGGCGGCGACCTGGTCGAGGTCTCGCCGCCCTACGACCCGAGCGGCAACACAGCGCTGATGGGCGCCACCCTGCTCTACGAAATGCTCTGCGCCCTGCCCGGCGTGAAGCGTCGCGACTGA